The following coding sequences are from one Archocentrus centrarchus isolate MPI-CPG fArcCen1 chromosome 4, fArcCen1, whole genome shotgun sequence window:
- the alkal1 gene encoding ALK and LTK ligand 1 — translation MQVERKWHILLTIFFLLITSGQCMDSKEDKQKEQRTLLDLILQVIRDSQQKENPISRRCSSGLFTSAQDMKFSSREKPFNVPRLDNSRLSEVSPRDANLWKDKIIEHFGGPVKFSSECKTHFHRVYHNTRDCSTPAYYKRCARLLTRLAMSPLCMQS, via the exons ATGCAGGTGGAAAGGAAATGGCACATACTGCTCACTATCTTCTTTCTGCTCATCACTTCGGGTCAGTGTATGGACAGCAAGGAGGACAAGCAGAAAGAACAAAGGACCCTGTTGGATCTAATCTTACAGGTTATCAGAGACAGCCAGCAAAAGGAGAACCCCATCTCCAGGCGCTGTAGCAGTGGACTCTTCACTTCAGCACAAGACATGAAGTTCTCCTCCCGGGAAAAGCCTTTCAATGTCCCTAGGCTGGATAACAGTAGACTCTCAG AGGTTTCTCCCAGAGATGCAAACTTATGGAAAGACAAAATCATCGAGCATTTTGGAG GACCAGTCAAGTTCTCATCGGAATGCAAAACACACTTTCATAGAGTTTATCACAACACAAGGGATTGCTCAACACCAGCAT ATTACAAAAGATGTGCAAGATTGCTAACACGATTAGCAATGAGTCCACTCTGCATGCAATCCTAG